Genomic window (Tripterygium wilfordii isolate XIE 37 chromosome 11, ASM1340144v1, whole genome shotgun sequence):
CAAACTCAAGGAATGGATCCCAATTCTCCCTCACACCACCATCATGCATCGATGAgcaatgatgttgatgatgtcaGTCAGCAACCAAGGGTCAATCCAATACAATGGCCCACTGATTTGACATTCTCCCCGTCACAAATGAATGCCGCACAAGCAGCTGCCTTTGCATCATTCTTTCAGCAGCAATTTAGTGCTCAACAACATCCATCGGTCAACCTAATGCAAGCAAATGCAACGGGACAGTTTCAAGGACCTTCTGATTCTCGAATGCCCTCCTCACAAACCGGATCCCGATCAACACAGGGGTCCAATCGAAAATCTCCTAATTGGAAGGTGAATGAGGATGTCGCACTCTGTCAAGCATGGGTCAGAATTTCAGAAGACCCGATTATTGGAAATGGACAAGCTCATGATGCGTTCTGGTTTAGCATATGGACTGAATTCAAATTGCGGACGCCAGGGACAGAACGTGTTCAAAGAGCGTGCGAGAATAGATGGGCTGTCATTCAAGCAGATGTTTCAAAGTGGAGGGCCATCGTGAAGAGGGTTCAAAGAGTTAGGGCAAGTGGGACTAATCCAAATGACGAGGTAaaattgtggttttttttttaattttactaCTAATTTATTCCATGTATGATCATTATAGTATTTTTGGTTTAGTACATACTTGatacttttttatttatatttttgcaGTGGGGAGCTGCCTTAATGGTCTTCAAAAAAGACCATGGAAGAGATTTCAAACTCATACATTGTTGGGAGATACTTCGCACATGCTCAAAATGGCATATTTCTACCGATGAGAAAGAGGCAAGGGATGTTGGCCGGGGCGGCAAAGGTGGCAATAATCGATCAAGGTTTTCGAACAGTTCTCATGGATTGCCAGTTCACAATGTCTCTGCATCATCCTCACTGGGGCTCGATGATTATCCCAATTCTTACAGCCCTACAATTGATCCTACCCGTGATCCCACACCAACATCTGAATCACCTGTTCACATGGTCGGAAACAATGATATGGTGCACATCAGTCGTGAGCCAGCCATCACTAGACCATTAGGGCGAAAAGCAGCAAAGGAGAAACGTCGTCGCAGCATAGGAATTGGATCTCAAGCGTCATCCGCTgcaagtgaaaagctctcaGCCACTGTGAATGCTTGGAGAGAATCATCAGAGAGTAGATTAGATTCACTTAAGCAAATTAGTGAGGAGCAAGCATTCCATGCGACAAAGATGGCTAAGTTGGATGCTCTAGAGAAAGCTCTCAAGATCACCACGCAGTTTGCGGATGCTGAGAAGGGGTTGTTGTCCATAGATTCAGATCTGAACAGAGATGAAATAATATCTAGGCAGCTGGCAAGGGTGAAAGATCTTGACGATTTAGACAAAGAGTTCAAAAGTAAGTGCTATTTTAAGTTTGttcattatatttaatttgtatGTCCAATTGCTATAGAGATATATGTCATTCCATGTCTGAATTACAGGGATTCGAGCATTAGAGTACTCGCCGAAA
Coding sequences:
- the LOC120009560 gene encoding glutathione S-transferase T3-like isoform X1 is translated as MDPNSPSHHHHASMSNDVDDVSQQPRVNPIQWPTDLTFSPSQMNAAQAAAFASFFQQQFSAQQHPSVNLMQANATGQFQGPSDSRMPSSQTGSRSTQGSNRKSPNWKVNEDVALCQAWVRISEDPIIGNGQAHDAFWFSIWTEFKLRTPGTERVQRACENRWAVIQADVSKWRAIVKRVQRVRASGTNPNDEWGAALMVFKKDHGRDFKLIHCWEILRTCSKWHISTDEKEARDVGRGGKGGNNRSRFSNSSHGLPVHNVSASSSLGLDDYPNSYSPTIDPTRDPTPTSESPVHMVGNNDMVHISREPAITRPLGRKAAKEKRRRSIGIGSQASSAASEKLSATVNAWRESSESRLDSLKQISEEQAFHATKMAKLDALEKALKITTQFADAEKGLLSIDSDLNRDEIISRQLARVKDLDDLDKEFKRIRALEYSPKSATRLREGMEGTNLDPVNLYNRFNASDPPDVEWIYLNGILHTVKYELAFDNSGNV